The Bacteroidota bacterium genomic interval TTTGGATGAGATGAACGATGAGAAGAAACAGTAATTACAGTATGGTAACTGCTAAAATTTAAACGTATAGGACAAAACTAACAATATAAGGGATGAATAATATATATATACATATTGCCGGATTTTTAGTTTGTGCCGCAATTATTATTTATAGCGGTACCAAACTTTCCTTTTACGGAGATAAAATTGCCGAGCTCACAGGAATGGGCAAGGCCTGGGTAGGGCTTATTTTAATGGCGTCAGTTACTTCATTGCCTGAATTAATAACAGGGATTAGTTCAGTAGCCATTGTTAAAGCACCCAACCTGGCAGCCGGAGATATTTTTGGCAGCTGCGTATTTAACCTGCTCATACTTTCTGTTTTAGATACCAGGATAAAACAACCTCTTTTTTCAATGGTCAAATCAAGTCATATCGTAGCAGCAATTTTCGGAATTATTTTATTAACGGTAACAGGTATGGCAATTTACTTGTCGGATGAAATACCGTCCGTATTATGGATAAGCAGTTTTTCATTTGTCCTGTTTGGAATATATTTAGTATCTATATGGGGCATTTTTAAATATGAACATGCCGCTTTGATTGAATCTCCGCCATTGGAAATTCCTCAAAACTCTTCCCATTCTGCCGACCTGAAAAAAGTTATTGGCGGCTATGCGCTACATGCCTTAATTGTAATTGGTGCAGCTATATTTCTACCCTATTTTGGCGATCACATTGCAACACATACGGGTTTAGGTAATGCATTTTTCGGCACACTATTTATTGCTGCGGCAACATCTTTACCCGAATTGGTAGTTTCCCTAGCTGCGTTACGAATGGGCTCGTTGGATATGGCTGTTGGAAATTTATTGGGCAGCAATGTGTTTAATATGTTTATACTCGGCATTGATGATATTTTTTACCGGGAAGGTTCCTTGTTTAATGCCATTTCTCCCTCTCATTTGTTATCGGTATTTGTTACGATTATTATGACCGCTGTAGTAGGGTTAGGGCTACTTTTTAAACCAAAGAAAAAACAACTATGGCTTTTAAGCCTTGATACTTTTATAATTGCCCTTCTATACATGGCTCTTATGACCTATTTATTTATTAAAAAATAAAGTAACAGGAAAATGAACTGGCATTTATTACCTCTTGCCGAAATATCTCAGTTGTTAAATACAACACCGTCAGGCATT includes:
- a CDS encoding sodium:calcium antiporter encodes the protein MNNIYIHIAGFLVCAAIIIYSGTKLSFYGDKIAELTGMGKAWVGLILMASVTSLPELITGISSVAIVKAPNLAAGDIFGSCVFNLLILSVLDTRIKQPLFSMVKSSHIVAAIFGIILLTVTGMAIYLSDEIPSVLWISSFSFVLFGIYLVSIWGIFKYEHAALIESPPLEIPQNSSHSADLKKVIGGYALHALIVIGAAIFLPYFGDHIATHTGLGNAFFGTLFIAAATSLPELVVSLAALRMGSLDMAVGNLLGSNVFNMFILGIDDIFYREGSLFNAISPSHLLSVFVTIIMTAVVGLGLLFKPKKKQLWLLSLDTFIIALLYMALMTYLFIKK